A stretch of the Vitis vinifera cultivar Pinot Noir 40024 chromosome 16, ASM3070453v1 genome encodes the following:
- the LOC104882216 gene encoding protein SRC2 produces MECRKFQIAILSAQGLQNVREIFRMKVYAQLSIPGNPQIKRETPVDTEGETNPAWNSTIRFTIGNQAVEYQGVVFVIKLYCSRTLGDRYIGEVSLSFKDLFDGAAPTSQGRSSGIVSYPVKRGGADSQGVLNFSYSFGDIVMVKKPSLFSTRNLAAAGIFIVRVVLEATLGASIDLDIPFFGEDVPIC; encoded by the coding sequence ATGGAGTGCAGGAAGTTCCAGATTGCCATTCTTTCAGCTCAAGGTCTTCAGAACGTCCGAGAAATATTCAGAATGAAAGTCTACGCCCAGCTTTCAATCCCCGGCAATCCCCAAATAAAGAGAGAAACCCCAGTGGACACAGAGGGGGAGACCAACCCCGCATGGAACTCCACCATTAGATTCACAATAGGCAATCAGGCAGTCGAATACCAAGGCGTCGTGTTCGTCATCAAGCTATACTGCAGCCGGACCCTAGGAGACCGGTACATCGGTGAGGTGAGCCTATCTTTCAAGGACCTGTTTGATGGTGCCGCACCCACCAGCCAAGGCCGCAGCAGCGGTATTGTAAGTTACCCAGTGAAAAGGGGTGGAGCGGATTCACAAGGGGTATTGAACTTTTCATACTCTTTTGGGGATATAGTGATGGTTAAGAAACCATCCCTTTTCTCGACCAGAAATTTGGCAGCTGCAGGTATCTTTATTGTGAGAGTGGTTTTAGAGGCAACCTTAGGAGCAAGCATCGATCTCGACATTCCATTCTTTGGAGAAGATGTTCCGATATGTTAG
- the LOC104882214 gene encoding protein SRC2-like, which produces MECRKFQIAILSAQGLENVREIFRMKVYAQLSIPGNPQIKRETPVDTEGETNPAWNSTIRFTIGNQAVEHQGVVFVIKLYCSRALGDRYIGEVSLSFKDLFDGAAPTSQGRSSGIWVKKPSRFLPRNLAAAGFFIMKVVLEATLEQASISTFHSLEKMFRYVNEHDKYIELKS; this is translated from the exons ATGGAGTGTAGGAAGTTCCAGATTGCCATTCTTTCAGCTCAAGGTCTTGAGAACGTCCGAGAAATATTCAGAATGAAAGTCTACGCCCAGCTTTCAATCCCCGGCAATCCCCAAATAAAGAGAGAAACCCCAGTGGACACAGAGGGGGAGACCAACCCCGCATGGAACTCCACCATTAGATTCACAATAGGCAATCAGGCAGTCGAACACCAAGGCGTCGTGTTCGTCATCAAGCTATACTGCAGCCGGGCCCTAGGAGACCGGTACATCGGTGAGGTGAGCCTATCTTTCAAGGACCTGTTTGATGGTGCCGCACCCACCAGCCAAGGCCGCAGCAGCGGTATT TGGGTTAAGAAACCATCCCGTTTCTTGCCCAGAAATTTGGCAGCTGCAGGTTTCTTTATTATGAAAGTGGTTTTAGAGGCTACCTTAGAGCAAGCATCGATCTCGACATTCCATTCTTTGGAGAAGATGTTCCGATATGTTAACGAGCATGATAAGTATATTGAGCTCAAATCTTGA
- the LOC104882187 gene encoding protein SRC2 — MECRKFQIAILSAQGLENVREIFRMKVYAQLSIPGNPQIKRETPVDTEGETNPAWNSTIRFTIGNQAVEHQGVVFVIKLYCSRALGDRYIGEVSLSFKDLFDGAAPTSQGRSSGIVSYPVKKGGADSQGVLNFSYSFGDIVMVKKPSLFSTRNLAVAVNGVANFQNPDFCSVEWETEIMNFRRRRILPQQNETAALLTCYSVF; from the exons ATGGAGTGCAGGAAGTTCCAGATTGCCATTCTTTCAGCTCAAGGTCTTGAGAACGTCCGAGAAATATTCAGAATGAAAGTCTACGCCCAGCTTTCAATCCCCGGCAATCCCCAAATAAAGAGAGAAACCCCAGTGGACACAGAGGGGGAGACCAACCCCGCATGGAACTCCACCATTAGATTCACAATAGGCAATCAGGCAGTCGAACACCAAGGCGTCGTGTTCGTCATCAAGCTATACTGCAGCCGGGCCCTAGGAGACCGGTACATCGGTGAGGTGAGCCTATCTTTCAAGGACCTGTTTGATGGTGCCGCACCCACCAGCCAAGGCCGCAGCAGCGGTATTGTAAGTTACCCAGTGAAAAAGGGTGGAGCGGATTCACAGGGGGTATTGAACTTTTCATACTCTTTTGGGGATATAGTGATGGTTAAGAAACCATCCCTTTTCTCGACCAGAAATTTGGCAGTTGCAG TTAACGGCGTCGCTAATTTCCAAAACCCCGACTTTTGCTCTGTGGAGTGGGAAACGGAGATTATGAATTTCAGACGACGTCGAATTCTGCCACAACAGAATGAAACGGCGGCGTTGCTGACTTGCTACAGTGTTTTCTGA